In a genomic window of uncultured Flavobacterium sp.:
- a CDS encoding 5-carboxymethyl-2-hydroxymuconate Delta-isomerase — translation MPHFVIDCSENVIRIKSADDIMQEVYNSALSTGLFPASEIKVRINPFAYYNNGNSLEDFIHVFAYIMEGRNTDQKVNLSNAIVSKLNAIIPEVPIISINISDFEKASYFNKNML, via the coding sequence ATGCCACACTTTGTTATTGATTGCTCTGAAAATGTTATCCGAATAAAATCTGCAGACGATATCATGCAGGAAGTTTATAATTCGGCATTATCGACAGGCCTTTTTCCTGCTTCTGAAATCAAGGTTCGTATTAATCCTTTTGCATATTATAATAATGGAAATTCCTTAGAAGATTTTATTCACGTTTTCGCATACATTATGGAAGGCCGAAATACAGATCAAAAGGTCAATTTATCAAACGCAATTGTATCAAAACTAAATGCCATTATTCCCGAAGTTCCAATTATTTCAATTAATATTAGCGACTTCGAAAAAGCGAGTTATTTTAATAAAAATATGCTGTAG
- a CDS encoding DUF6377 domain-containing protein codes for MKKYFLFLLIVLVNLPVYSLDSTDAILAQLNNALKNKERYVQLKEERILNFKKIKSDNLTKEQEYNYNKTLYTEYLKFNSDSAIHYVKKNLKLANELQNKELEDLANLELATLYSSSGKYRESEAILKAINKNQLSKKVLPEYYESYREFYEHYVANSYEKKYITQIAMYRDSLLAVLNPQTLKYKINLIQRHIHHMQFGIAQKKLMRLLETANQDDTQYAMIGYLLGSIYESTHQLELRKKYYALSALSDIKHAIKDNASLQELALVFYEIGDVDMAYKLTQSAIADALFCNVQFRTLQMSEVYSIINTAYLEREAKRKMQLQMYLLCISILTAFLIVAIIYVYKQMKKVSRIRGELFITSQKLAELNQDITQTNNQLQERNAQLSESNHIKEEYIAHFFNLCSTYINKLENYRIILNKKATAKQFDEIYKILKSTTLVDNELEELYKNFDIIFLNLYPTFVKDFNALLISEEQIVLKQGELLNTELRIFALIRLGITDSVKIAAFLRYSLSTIYNYRTRARNKAAVSRNDFEEMVMKIGLITLKI; via the coding sequence TTGAAAAAATATTTTCTATTTCTGTTAATCGTTCTTGTCAATCTGCCTGTTTATTCATTGGATAGTACAGATGCTATTTTAGCACAGTTAAACAATGCTTTAAAAAACAAGGAACGTTATGTTCAGTTAAAAGAAGAGCGTATTTTGAACTTCAAGAAAATCAAATCTGATAATTTAACTAAGGAACAAGAGTACAATTACAATAAGACATTATATACAGAATATTTAAAATTCAATTCAGATTCGGCGATTCATTATGTCAAGAAAAATCTGAAACTTGCTAATGAACTTCAAAATAAAGAGCTGGAAGATCTGGCAAATCTTGAATTAGCAACACTTTATTCTTCGTCAGGAAAATATCGGGAATCAGAAGCGATTCTGAAAGCGATCAATAAAAACCAATTGTCAAAAAAAGTACTTCCGGAATATTATGAATCTTATCGGGAGTTTTATGAGCATTATGTAGCCAATAGTTACGAGAAAAAGTACATCACTCAAATTGCAATGTACCGTGATTCTTTATTGGCGGTATTAAATCCTCAGACGCTTAAGTATAAAATCAATCTGATTCAGCGTCATATTCATCATATGCAATTTGGCATTGCCCAGAAAAAATTGATGCGTTTATTAGAAACCGCAAATCAAGACGATACACAATATGCAATGATTGGATATCTTTTGGGAAGTATTTATGAATCTACACATCAATTAGAATTACGAAAAAAATACTACGCACTTTCGGCACTTTCAGATATTAAACACGCTATAAAAGACAATGCATCTTTGCAGGAATTGGCGCTCGTTTTTTATGAAATTGGCGATGTAGATATGGCTTACAAACTAACACAATCTGCTATTGCGGACGCTTTGTTTTGTAATGTACAGTTTCGAACGCTTCAAATGTCTGAAGTTTATTCGATTATAAATACCGCTTATTTAGAAAGAGAAGCCAAAAGAAAAATGCAATTGCAAATGTATCTTTTGTGCATTAGTATTTTAACGGCATTTTTGATTGTGGCGATTATTTATGTTTACAAACAAATGAAAAAAGTGTCCCGAATTCGTGGAGAGCTTTTTATTACAAGTCAAAAACTTGCCGAATTAAATCAGGATATTACTCAAACTAATAATCAGTTGCAGGAACGTAATGCACAATTATCAGAATCGAATCATATTAAGGAAGAGTATATTGCGCATTTCTTTAATTTGTGTTCGACTTATATTAATAAACTGGAGAATTACCGCATCATTTTAAACAAGAAAGCTACGGCAAAACAATTTGATGAGATTTATAAAATTCTAAAATCAACAACTTTAGTTGATAATGAATTGGAAGAATTGTACAAGAATTTTGACATTATCTTCCTGAATTTATATCCAACTTTTGTAAAAGATTTTAATGCTTTGCTAATTAGTGAAGAACAGATTGTTTTAAAACAAGGAGAATTGCTAAATACAGAGCTTCGTATTTTTGCTTTAATCCGACTTGGAATTACAGACAGTGTCAAAATTGCGGCATTTTTGAGATACTCTTTAAGCACAATTTACAATTATCGCACGAGAGCAAGAAATAAAGCGGCAGTTTCAAGAAATGATTTCGAAGAAATGGTCATGAAAATTGGCTTAATTACCTTAAAAATCTAA